A DNA window from Leopardus geoffroyi isolate Oge1 chromosome A1, O.geoffroyi_Oge1_pat1.0, whole genome shotgun sequence contains the following coding sequences:
- the GPR18 gene encoding N-arachidonyl glycine receptor, producing the protein MTTPHDQAQPYPSNTSHPEEYKIAALVFYSCIFIIGLFVNVTALWVFSCTTKKRTTVTIYMMNVALLDLIFIMSLPFRMFYYARGEWPFGEYFCQILGALTVFYPSIALWLFAFISADRYMAIVQPKYAKELKNTGKAVLTCVGIWIMTLTTTIPLLLLYEDPDKASTPATCLKISDIIHLKAINMLNFTRLIFFFLIPLFIMIGCYLIIIHSLLHGKTSKLKPKVKEKSIRIIITLVVQVLVCFMPFHICFAFLMLEGEENSYNPWGAFTTFLMNLSTCLDVILYYIVSKQFQARVISVMLYRNYLRSVRRKSFRSGSLRSLSNVNSEML; encoded by the coding sequence ATGACCACTCCTCATGATCAAGCTCAACCTTACCCTTCTAACACCTCACACCCAGAAGAATACAAGATCGCAGCCCTTGTCTTCTACAGCTGTATCTTCATAATCGGATTATTTGTTAATGTCACTGCCTTATGGGTTTTTAGTTGTACCACCAAGAAGAGAACCACTGTAACCATCTATATGATGAATGTGGCATTACTGGACTTAATATTTATAATGAGCTTACCCTTTCGGATGTTTTATTACGCAAGAGGTGAGTGGCCATTTGGAGAGTACTTCTGCCAGATTCTTGGGGCTCTGACGGTGTTTTATCCAAGTATTGCTTTAtggctttttgcttttattagtgCTGACAGATACATGGCCATTGTACAGCCAAAATATGCCAAAGAACTTAAAAACACAGGCAAAGCCGTGCTAACATGTGTGGGAATCTGGATAATGACCCTGACGACCACCATCCCGCTCCTACTGCTCTATGAAGACCCAGATAAAGCCTCCACCCCCGCCACCTGCCTGAAGATTTCTGACATCATCCACTTAAAAGCTATTAACATGTTGAACTTCACTCggctcatattttttttcttgattcctcTGTTCATTATGATTGGGTGCTATTTGATCATTATTCACAGTCTCCTTCATGGGAAGACAtctaagctgaaaccaaaagtcaaggAGAAGTCTATAAGGATCATCATCACACTCGTGGTGCAGGTGCTCGTGTGCTTTATGCCTTTCCACATCTGTTTTGCTTTCCTGAtgctggaaggggaggagaaCAGTTACAATCCCTGGGGGGCCTTTACCACCTTCCTCATGAACCTCAGCACCTGTCTGGATGTGATTCTCTACTACATTGTTTCAAAACAATTTCAGGCTCGAGTTATTAGTGTCATGCTCTACCGCAATTACCTTCGGAGTGTGCGCAGAAAAAGCTTCCGATCAGGTAGTTTACGGTCACTAAGCAATGTCAACAGTGAAATGTTATGA